Proteins encoded in a region of the Zea mays cultivar B73 chromosome 4, Zm-B73-REFERENCE-NAM-5.0, whole genome shotgun sequence genome:
- the LOC100191330 gene encoding DNA-directed RNA polymerases IV and V subunit 4 isoform X1: MDQVPNGRHKVSFAKPRVVVLSDSDSDSEGFVEELTPVHSKSNGKASSASLKTGGKASALSKGEASKGKAYSSDKGGKGSSSHAVPTKSDAELKLELDIPPNSRMLMNCEAAELLQEIHEHMAILSEDPKIKIPESFDKAFQYSKDGNHFTTASSVKQAIEPLKKCGVSDGEICMIANIGPETVEEVYALVPSLKANRSAIEGSVTEVLTALANIKAAK, from the exons ATGGACCAAGTACCGAATGGAAGGCATAAGGTTTCTTTTGCGAAGCCAAGAGTAGTTGTGCTTTCAGATTCTGACTCTGACTCTGAAG GTTTTGTAGAAGAGCTAACTCCTGTTCACTCAAAGTcaaacgggaaggcttcatctgcGAGCCTAAAAACTGGTGGAAAGGCTTCAGCCCTTTCTAAAG GTGAGGCAAGCAAAGGAAAAGCATACAGTAGTGACAAAGGTGGAAAGGGTTCTTCATCACATGCAGTGCCTACCAAGTCTGATGCAGAACTAAAGCTAGAGCTTG ATATCCCTCCAAATTCTAGAATGCTAATGAATTGTGAAGCAGCTGAACTATTGCAAGAAATTCACGAGCACATGGCCATACTATCAGAGGACCCCAAGATCAAAATTCCTGA GTCATTTGACAAAGCTTTTCAGTATTCAAAAGATGGAAATCATTTCACCACTGCAAGCTCTGTGAAACAAGCcattga ACCTCTTAAAAAATGTGGGGTCAGTGATGGAGAG ATATGCATGATAGCAAACATTGGGCCTGAGACCGTTGAAGAGGTTTACGCACTAGTGCCATCTCTCAAG GCTAATAGGTCAGCTATCGAAGGTTCAGTCACCGAGGTTCTTACCGCCCTCGCAAACATAAAAGCTGCTAAGTGA
- the LOC542057 gene encoding alpha-6-galactosyltransferase — translation MPPRAATAKPSWLGDALLFAAGAVVATVALLAFANPFAQPEGYYGDGAVPSSGSGSGSSSVGAAGGGGGAAAHTFYDDPALAYTVDRPITGWDEKRAGWLRAHPEFAGGGEKGRVLMVSGSQPTPCRSPGGDHTLMRLLKNKADYCRLHGVQLLYNMALLRPSMDRYWAKIPVIRAAMVAHPEAEWVWWVDSDAVLTDMDFRLPLRRYRAHNLVVHGWPSLVFEASSWTSLNAGVFLIRNCQWSLDFMDAWAAMGPDSPDYQHWGAVLKSTFKDKVFDESDDQSALVYMLLQEGSRWRDKVFLESGYYFEGYWMEIVGRLANMTERYEAMERRPGAAALRRRHAEREHAEYAVARNAALGGAGLAETGVHGWRRPFVTHFTGCQPCSGQRNEHYSGDSCDQGMRRALNFADDQVLRAYGFRHASSLSDDVQPLPFDYPAKAVTS, via the coding sequence ATGCCGCCACGCGCTGCGACCGCGAAGCCGTCGTGGCTCGGAGACGCGCTCCTCTTCGCCGCGGGTGCCGTGGTGGCCACCGTGGCGCTGCTCGCGTTCGCCAACCCGTTCGCTCAGCCGGAGGGCTACTACGGCGACGGAGCAGTCCCGTCCTCTGGCTCTGGCTCTGGCTCATCATCCGTGGGCGCCgccggcggtggtggtggtgccGCCGCCCACACGTTCTACGACGACCCGGCGCTGGCGTACACCGTGGACCGGCCCATCACGGGGTGGGACGAGAAGCGCGCCGGGTGGCTGCGCGCGCACCCGGAGTTCGCCGGCGGTGGCGAGAAGGGGCGCGTCCTCATGGTGTCCGGCTCGCAGCCGACGCCGTGCCGGTCCCCGGGCGGAGACCACACGCTGATGCGGCTGCTCAAGAACAAGGCCGACTACTGCCGTCTCCACGGCGTGCAGCTGCTGTACAACATGGCGCTGCTGCGGCCGTCGATGGACCGGTACTGGGCCAAGATACCGGTGATCCGCGCCGCCATGGTGGCGCACCCGGAGGCGGAGTGGGTGTGGTGGGTCGACTCCGACGCCGTGCTCACCGACATGGACTTCCGCCTCCCGCTGCGCCGGTACCGCGCCCACAACCTCGTCGTCCACGGCTGGCCGAGCCTCGTGTTCGAGGCCAGCTCCTGGACCAGCCTCAACGCCGGCGTGTTCCTCATCCGGAACTGCCAGTGGTCGCTCGACTTCATGGACGCGTGGGCCGCCATGGGTCCCGACTCCCCGGACTACCAGCACTGGGGCGCCGTGCTCAAGTCCACGTTCAAGGACAAGGTGTTCGACGAGTCGGACGACCAGTCCGCGCTCGTGTACATGCTGCTGCAGGAGGGCAGCCGGTGGCGGGACAAGGTGTTCCTGGAGAGCGGCTACTACTTCGAGGGCTACTGGATGGAGATCGTGGGGCGGCTCGCCAACATGACGGAGAGGTACGAGGCGATGGAGCGGCGGCCGGGAGCTGCCGCGCTGCGGAGGCGGCACGCGGAGAGGGAGCACGCGGAGTACGCGGTGGCAAGGAACGCCGCCCTGGGCGGGGCCGGGCTGGCGGAGACCGGGGTGCACGGGTGGCGCCGCCCGTTCGTGACGCACTTCACGGGGTGTCAGCCGTGCAGTGGGCAGCGCAACGAGCACTACTCCGGGGACAGCTGCGACCAGGGCATGCGCCGCGCGCTCAACTTCGCCGACGACCAGGTGCTGAGGGCGTACGGTTTCCGGCACGCCAGTTCGCTCAGTGACGACGTGCAGCCACTGCCGTTCGATTACCCTGCAAAGGCAGTGACTAGCTGA